In the Tribolium castaneum strain GA2 chromosome 1, icTriCast1.1, whole genome shotgun sequence genome, one interval contains:
- the LOC657869 gene encoding uncharacterized Golgi apparatus membrane protein-like protein CG5021 isoform X2, with protein sequence MSSATLPLLEDDTVAFGDDLGDSGVKGSLTHPYVTFFHLAFRGASIVTYLLCEWFSDSFIASFVTVVLLLSMDFWTVKNITGRLMVGLRWWNYVDDDGKSHWVFESRKNRVNEREARIFWMALVITPLLWGVFFITALFWLKLKWMLLIMIALALNGANFYGYFKCKVGSSESLSSATTNFLRKQVLQNAVSLVTREATAPQANPMSQPSNTI encoded by the exons ATGTCATCAGCGACG TTGCCTTTATTGGAGGATGACACAGTAGCATTCGGTGATGATTTAGGTGATAGTGGTGTCAAGGGGTCCCTGAC ACACCCTTATGTCACATTTTTCCACTTGGCCTTTCGGGGGGCGTCTATAGTAACGTACTTGTTGTGCGAATGGTTCAGTGATAGTTTTATCGCAAGTTTTGTAACggtagttttattattatcgatGGACTTTTGGACAGTCAAAAACATAACAGGCCGTCTGATGGTTGGCTTGCGATGGTGGAATTACGTGGACGATGACGGAAAGTCGCACTGGGTCTTTGAATCACGCAAG AACCGTGTAAACGAGCGAGAAGCGAGAATATTTTGGATGGCTTTGGTTATAACCCCCCTGTTGTGGGGCGTGTTTTTCATAACTGCTTTGTTTTGGCTAAAACTAAAGTGGATG ctGCTCATAATGATAGCGTTGGCTTTAAATGGGGCCAATTTCTATGGgtattttaaatgtaaagtGGGTTCAAGTGAGAGCTTAAGTTCCGCAACCACAAATTTTCTCAGGAAACAAGTTTTACAAAATGCTGTATCACTTGTTACACGTGAGGCTACCGCCCCTCAAGCAAATCCCATGAGCCAGCCATCTAACACTATTTAA
- the Ptp61F gene encoding tyrosine-protein phosphatase non-receptor type 61F isoform X1 encodes MSSGNNIESEYSKLNSKNEWSAIFQKIRSESVKNSSPYTEALKPQNKNLNRYRDVSPYDHSRIVLKRGSTDYINANLIKVEKANRQYILTQGPLCNTVSHFWLMVWEQHSKAVLMLNKLVEKKQEKCYQYWPSKVGPDYIMTMEDVGLTLEYVEQQDHSYYLQRVLRLTDISTKESRDILQFHYTTWPDFGVPSSPTAFLEFLRKVRDAGVLEPTVGPAVVHCSAGIGRSGTFCLVDSCLVLMEKFGLNSVDVKEILCEMRSYRMGLIQTPEQLRFSYQAIIEGAKQLLNPDSSPTENHIIVDNEPEDGVASDSDDDGPPPLPPPRLDSLKKQNGTPLDRPLPNIPKSISLNEFSYEGDSDEYIPTGPLPVVPGDEEEGSSEDELEDLRSDSPCSEPVSPSDSLSASELRHRKRVEQREKLEAQVRDMKRRQQANEQWTQLKRSLYKPLFIAGAIVLGGGLISYFYFKN; translated from the exons atgtcaTCGGGCAATAACATCGAGTCGGAATATTCGAAgttaaactcaaaaaatgaGTGGTCGGCGATTTTTCAG AAAATTCGCTCCGAGAGCGTCAAAAACAGCAGTCCATACACGGAAGCCTTGAAACCGCAGAATAAAAACCTGAACAGGTACCGAGACGTCAGTCCCTATGACCACAGCCGCATTGTCCTCAAGCGGGGCTCCACCGACTACATCAACGCCAATCTCATCAAAGTGGAGAAGGCCAACAGACAGTACATCCTCACGCAGGGCCCCCTTTGCAACACCGTCAGCCACTTCTGGCTCATGGTGTGGGAGCAGCACAGCAAGGCGGTCCTGATGCTCAACAAGCTCGTTGAGAAGAAACAAGAGAAGTGTTACCAGTACTGGCCTTCCAAAGTCGGCCCCGATTATATCATGACAATGGAGGACGTGGGATTGACGCTGGAATATGTGGAGCAACAAGACCACTCATATTATTTACAAAGAGTATTGAGATTGACGGATATCAGCACGAAAGAGTCCCGAGATATATTACAATTTCATTACACCACCTGGCCCGATTTTGGGGTTCCCAGTTCGCCAACTGcctttttggaatttttgagGAAAGTGAGGGATGCGGGCGTTCTGGAGCCCACTGTTGGACCAGCTGTGGTGCATTGTTCGGCTGGAATTGGAAGATCTGGCACTTTTTGTCTCGTTGATTCGTGTCTAGTGCTT atGGAGAAATTTGGCCTAAATTCCGTAGACGTAAAAGAAATTTTGTGTGAGATGCGAAGTTATCGCATGGGACTGATTCAAACGCCCGAACAACTAAGATTTTCATATCAAGCAATCATTGAAGGTGCAAAACAACTACTCAATCCAGATTCGAGCCCTACG GAAAATCATATAATCGTGGATAATGAACCGGAAGACGGAGTTGCATCCGATTCGGACGATGACGGACCGCCTCCTCTCCCACCACCCCGGTTAGACAGTCTGAAGAAACAAAACGGTACTCCTTTAGACAGGCCGCTTCCAAATATCCCCAAGAGCATCTCCTTGAACGAGTTTAGTTACGAAGGCGATAGTGATGAG TACATTCCGACCGGTCCGTTGCCTGTGGTTCCCGGTGACGAAGAAGAGGGCTCTAGTGAAGATGAGTTGGAGGATTTGCGTTCCGATAGTCCGTGTTCGGAGCCTGTGAGCCCCTCAGACAG TTTGTCGGCGTCCGAGTTGAGGCATCGCAAACGCGTGGAGCAAAGAGAAAAGTTGGAGGCCCAAGTGAGAGACATGAAACGGCGGCAGCAAGCCAACGAGCAGTGGACACAACTGAAGAGGTCTCTATACAAACCTTTATTTATAGCGGGCGCTATTGTTTTGGGCGGGGGCCTCAtttcctatttttattttaaaaattaa
- the LOC657869 gene encoding uncharacterized Golgi apparatus membrane protein-like protein CG5021 isoform X1, whose amino-acid sequence MSSATLPLLEDDTVAFGDDLGDSGVKGSLTHPYVTFFHLAFRGASIVTYLLCEWFSDSFIASFVTVVLLLSMDFWTVKNITGRLMVGLRWWNYVDDDGKSHWVFESRKGRWQNRVNEREARIFWMALVITPLLWGVFFITALFWLKLKWMLLIMIALALNGANFYGYFKCKVGSSESLSSATTNFLRKQVLQNAVSLVTREATAPQANPMSQPSNTI is encoded by the exons ATGTCATCAGCGACG TTGCCTTTATTGGAGGATGACACAGTAGCATTCGGTGATGATTTAGGTGATAGTGGTGTCAAGGGGTCCCTGAC ACACCCTTATGTCACATTTTTCCACTTGGCCTTTCGGGGGGCGTCTATAGTAACGTACTTGTTGTGCGAATGGTTCAGTGATAGTTTTATCGCAAGTTTTGTAACggtagttttattattatcgatGGACTTTTGGACAGTCAAAAACATAACAGGCCGTCTGATGGTTGGCTTGCGATGGTGGAATTACGTGGACGATGACGGAAAGTCGCACTGGGTCTTTGAATCACGCAAG GGCCGGTGGCAGAACCGTGTAAACGAGCGAGAAGCGAGAATATTTTGGATGGCTTTGGTTATAACCCCCCTGTTGTGGGGCGTGTTTTTCATAACTGCTTTGTTTTGGCTAAAACTAAAGTGGATG ctGCTCATAATGATAGCGTTGGCTTTAAATGGGGCCAATTTCTATGGgtattttaaatgtaaagtGGGTTCAAGTGAGAGCTTAAGTTCCGCAACCACAAATTTTCTCAGGAAACAAGTTTTACAAAATGCTGTATCACTTGTTACACGTGAGGCTACCGCCCCTCAAGCAAATCCCATGAGCCAGCCATCTAACACTATTTAA
- the Tmf gene encoding TATA element modulatory factor, with product MSWFDASGFASIAKSALREAQRTIDKALDIKEDEVNVVPTNTPIDTNSDDFFGTWGISQSGHIKEGKKDEEGPKMAKLQSSLWGSFTGSFFDASKEYPKTPSIDSLDDSVDIGSEHFSRSKLVVQQSDDGESHYSRLSSMETDEGTLVNDNEGKLVEIQLDSPDGPSNSDQAVVVKRPEKTQSSIINRLSAISNESGKNSSESVELITCSTECTTSPESELLSGEHSISTSSSAVAKQTSESVEIIADSLTSPSSVEIIGSDSIDCKNQDEFASPMESPIAEEEASPCAEKNTPDSVEVIPEDQEESVAEDTMSYTSISESTSATVLDQAFLHLKPQKMLKDTYNTSMPESDIPLSPEKNHTFADAITRAPSRSGMHLPLTQVNQVLIDTQPQSSRQDLSNLLKNTNIIDIPQEDNVEGQIESCDEGSQSDRTVIAKDGGMDSSSDTSVTENSVYLKNLIADAMTEKSPEVPDCATKTSHFMDLTQSMIDSSQGNVVLENISISQLDMPPRENSPVSSESRSDLVKIGSSGHTSGDELETTTSSDIEIISSPNGDSSSTQSRQSPAKQTCTKNKSDGTKVDLLCKMTMKKAKGHTRELSETSSVSDDSHSSEVDRLIKRIAEMTEILESRESKLIDINRRNAELQELNTNLRHQLDSMLTKQLETADLSQVTEEYTQRLSALEKKFQQAIREKDTLRKQLEQSKQEAATRLSKSDLDSLISEKDEIIKELREEGEKLSKQQLQHSNIIKKLRAKEKENESTIKHLKETIEDLSSEADRLKRSLTAKEEVERSQIEAVHQLTAKNKKLETEVDKFRSQLDDLTQKYDTVKKSLDAAKKELVDKNKTSSELIAREHKLESLENEKKQTESQNAAILNELEELRSKMRQLDLDYAKKEQSLRKENNDLLRRLEDAEARNEELSQSVLEVSKPLVRQLESLQATHTMKIASFERIEQEMTLKINELQTRLQTSLNSERTVKDESVTLKTRLSDLESELSSLKHQNELLRVEVEQNKTEKQISEQELGREINELKEQLVSERHKVAELAQNASSLQEQLEKSASESERKKSTEDAPNLGRNSPRTASNSPTLSLGKISVAESLGSSFWSQDEPFDGGQPPRYTNMFEMQMLQTNLKQRDGELQQLQWELNRREQERALLNKEISSLLTRVEELETKVQEYDVLKGQHSELQQQYDTLCQLFGEKVEENEELKLDLQDVKEMYKSQIDELLKQQKQNL from the exons ATGAGTTGGTTTGATGCGTCAGGCTTTGCTAGCATAGCAAAATCCGCCCTCAGGGAAGCGCAGAGAACGATAGACAAGGCTTTAGATATCAAAGAAGACGAAGTAAACGTGGTTCCTACAAACACGCCCATTGACACAAACTCTGATGATTTTTTCGGCACGTGGGGCATTAGTCAGTCTGGCCATATCAAAGAGGGTAAAAAGGATGAAGAAGGGCCTAAAATGGCCAAGCTCCAGTCCAGCCTGTGGGGCTCATTCACCGGCTCATTTTTCGACGCCAGTAAAGAGTACCCTAAGACACCTTCCATTGATAGTCTAGACGATTCAGTTGACATAGGAAGTGAGCATTTTAGCAGAAGCAAACTTGTGGTGCAGCAAAGTGACGACGGGGAGAGCCATTACTCGCGCCTGTCGTCAATGGAAACAGATGAGGGGACCCTTGTCAATGACAATGAAGGCAAACTAGTGGAAATTCAGTTAGATTCACCTGACGGGCCTTCAAACTCTGACCAAGCCGTTGTGGTCAAAAGGCCAGAGAAGACGCAAAGTTCGATAATTAACCGCCTATCGGCAATTAGCAATGAGAGTGGAAAAAACAGTTCTGAAAGTGTGGAGCTAATCACTTGCAGTACGGAATGCACCACTAGTCCAGAATCGGAGCTTTTGTCAGGGGAACACAGCATTTCAACTTCGAGCTCTGCTGTAGCTAAACAGACTTCAGAGTCGGTTGAAATTATAGCAGATAGCTTAACTAGTCCCAGTTCGGTTGAAATAATTGGGTCAGATAGCATAGACTGTAAGAATCAAGATGAATTTGCATCGCCAATGGAATCGCCAATTGCAGAAGAGGAGGCCag CCCATGTGCGGAAAAGAACACTCCCGACAGCGTGGAAGTAATCCCCGAAGACCAAGAAGAGAGCGTCGCTGAAGACACAATGTCGTACACATCGATTTCCGAAAGCACCTCTGCCACAGTCCTCGACCAAGCATTCCTCCACCTCAAACCccaaaaaatgctaaaagaCACCTATAACACATCAATGCCCGAAAGCGACATTCCACTCAGTCCCGAAAAAAACCACACTTTCGCCGATGCAATCACAAGAGCACCCAGTCGAAGTGGCATGCATTTACCTCTAACACAAGTCAACCAAGTACTAATAGACACCCAGCCACAGAGCAGCAGACAGGACTTGTCCAACCTTTTGAAAAACACCAACATTATCGATATACCTCAGGAAGACAACGTGGAAGGACAAATCGAATCCTGTGATGAAGGTTCCCAATCTGACCGCACTGTAATAGCAAAAGACGGCGGAATGGACAGTAGTAGCGACACAAGTGTGACGGAAAATTccgtttatttgaaaaatttaatcgcTGATGCCATGACTGAAAAAAGCCCGGAAGTGCCCGATTGTGCAACGAAAACCAGCCATTTTATGGATTTGACTCAGAGTATGATCGACTCAAGTCAGGGAAATGTGGTTTTGGAGAACATTTCCATAAGTCAGTTGGATATGCCGCCTCGGGAAAATTCGCCAGTCAGTTCGGAAAGTCGCTCCGATTTGGTCAAAATCGGGTCTTCGGGACACACCTCTGGTGATGAATTGGAAACAACCACCTCATCAGatattgaaattatttcaagtccGAACGGAGATTCGAGTAGTACGCAAAGTAGGCAAAGCCCAGCCAAGCAAACTTGCACGAAAAATAAATCAGACGGCACCAAAGTCGatcttttgtgcaaaatgaCGATGAAAAAAGCCAAAGGCCACACTAGAGAATTGTCGGAAACTTCGAGCGTGAGCGATGATTCGCATTCATCCGAAGTTGATCGGCTTATCAAAAGGATTGCGGAAATGACCGAAATTTTGGAGTCCAGAGAATCGAAATTAATTGATATCAATAGGAGAAATGCCGAATTGCAAGAGTTGAACACCAACTTGCGACATCAGCTCGATTCGATGCTTACCAAGCAATTGGAAACTGCAGATTTGTCTCAAGTGACTGAAGAATATACCCAGCGTTTGTCCGCCTTAGAGAAAAAGTTTCAACAAGCAATTCGGGAAAAAGACACGCTGAGGAAACAACTGGAACAGAGCAAACAGGAGGCTGCCACTAGGCTCAGCAAAAGCGATTTGGACTCACTTATAAGCGAAAAAGATGAAATTATTAAGGAGTTGCGTGAGGAGGGGGAAAAGTTGTCCAAACAGCAGTTGCAACATTCGAATATTATCAAGAAGTTGAGGGCGAAAGAAAAGGAAAATGAGTCAACAATCAAACATTTAAA AGAAACAATTGAGGACTTGTCGTCTGAAGCTGACCGTTTAAAGCGTTCACTAACCGCAAAAGAGGAAGTTGAAAGGTCGCAAATCGAAGCAGTTCACCAGCTaacagcaaaaaataaaaaactagaaaCTGAAGTTGATAAATTCCGAAGTCAGCTCGACGACCTCACACAAAAGTATGACACCGTGAAGAAGTCTTTAGACGCTGCGAAAAAAGAACTCGTCGACAAGAACAAGACTAGTTCTGAGTTAATCGCACGCGAGCATAAATTGGAGAGTTTAGAGAACGAAAAAAAGCAAACGGAGTCACAAAACGCAGCG ATTCTTAACGAACTGGAGGAACTACGGTCAAAAATGCGACAACTCGATTTAGACTACGCGAAAAAAGAACAGTCGCTACGTAAAGAAAACAACGATCTTTTGAGGCGTTTGGAGGACGCTGAGGCCAGAAACGAAGAATTATCACAATCCGTTCTTGAAGTTAGTAAGCCTTTGGTGAGACAATTGGAGTCGTTACAAGCAACACATACGATGAAAATCGCCAGTTTTGAAAGAATTGAACAAGAAATGACgcttaaaataa ATGAGTTGCAAACTAGATTACAGACGTCCCTTAACTCAGAACGGACGGTCAAAGACGAGTCTGTGACTCTAAAAACTAGACTTTCAGATTTGGAATCGGAACTAAGTTCGCTTAAGCACCAAAACGAGCTGCTTCGAGTGGAAGTGGAGCAGAATAAAACCGAAAAACAAATCTCCGAACAGGAGTTAGGTCGTGAAATTAACGAATTGAAGGAACAGTTAGTGTCTGAGAGACACAAAGTGGCCGAGTTGGCGCAAAACGCGTCCAGTTTGCAAGAACAGCTGGAGAAATCAGCGAGTGAATCCGAGCGCAAGAAAAGCACTGAAGATGCGCCAAATTTGGGCCGAAACTCGCCGCGCACTGCGAGCAATTCGCCAACTTTAAGTCTGGGGAAAATTTCCGTGGCGGAATCGCTTGGAAGCTCGTTTTGGTCGCAG GATGAGCCCTTTGACGGGGGACAACCGCCAAGGTACACCAACATGTTCGAGATGCAAATGCTTCAAACCAACTTGAAACAGCGCGACGGTGAATTGCAACAATTGCAGTGGGAGTTGAACCGGAGGGAACAAGAGAGGGCGCTCTTGAATAAAGAAATCTCGTCGCTTTTGACCCGTGTTGAGGAACTTGAAACCAAAGTCCAGGAATACGATGTTTTAAAAGGACAACATAGTGAGCTACAGCAACAGTATGATACTCTTTGCCAGTTGTTTGGCGAGAAAGTTGAAGAAAACGAAGAACTGAAGCTTGATTTGCAAGACGTGAAAGAGATGTACAAAAGTCAGATTGATGAGTTGttgaaacagcaaaaacaGAACTtgtaa
- the Ptp61F gene encoding tyrosine-protein phosphatase non-receptor type 61F isoform X2 produces MSSGNNIESEYSKLNSKNEWSAIFQKIRSESVKNSSPYTEALKPQNKNLNRYRDVSPYDHSRIVLKRGSTDYINANLIKVEKANRQYILTQGPLCNTVSHFWLMVWEQHSKAVLMLNKLVEKKQEKCYQYWPSKVGPDYIMTMEDVGLTLEYVEQQDHSYYLQRVLRLTDISTKESRDILQFHYTTWPDFGVPSSPTAFLEFLRKVRDAGVLEPTVGPAVVHCSAGIGRSGTFCLVDSCLVLMEKFGLNSVDVKEILCEMRSYRMGLIQTPEQLRFSYQAIIEGAKQLLNPDSSPTENHIIVDNEPEDGVASDSDDDGPPPLPPPRLDSLKKQNGTPLDRPLPNIPKSISLNEFSYEGDSDEYIPTGPLPVVPGDEEEGSSEDELEDLRSDSPCSEPVSPSDSLSASELRHRKRVEQREKLEAQVRDMKRRQQANEQWTQLKRAKTSLQD; encoded by the exons atgtcaTCGGGCAATAACATCGAGTCGGAATATTCGAAgttaaactcaaaaaatgaGTGGTCGGCGATTTTTCAG AAAATTCGCTCCGAGAGCGTCAAAAACAGCAGTCCATACACGGAAGCCTTGAAACCGCAGAATAAAAACCTGAACAGGTACCGAGACGTCAGTCCCTATGACCACAGCCGCATTGTCCTCAAGCGGGGCTCCACCGACTACATCAACGCCAATCTCATCAAAGTGGAGAAGGCCAACAGACAGTACATCCTCACGCAGGGCCCCCTTTGCAACACCGTCAGCCACTTCTGGCTCATGGTGTGGGAGCAGCACAGCAAGGCGGTCCTGATGCTCAACAAGCTCGTTGAGAAGAAACAAGAGAAGTGTTACCAGTACTGGCCTTCCAAAGTCGGCCCCGATTATATCATGACAATGGAGGACGTGGGATTGACGCTGGAATATGTGGAGCAACAAGACCACTCATATTATTTACAAAGAGTATTGAGATTGACGGATATCAGCACGAAAGAGTCCCGAGATATATTACAATTTCATTACACCACCTGGCCCGATTTTGGGGTTCCCAGTTCGCCAACTGcctttttggaatttttgagGAAAGTGAGGGATGCGGGCGTTCTGGAGCCCACTGTTGGACCAGCTGTGGTGCATTGTTCGGCTGGAATTGGAAGATCTGGCACTTTTTGTCTCGTTGATTCGTGTCTAGTGCTT atGGAGAAATTTGGCCTAAATTCCGTAGACGTAAAAGAAATTTTGTGTGAGATGCGAAGTTATCGCATGGGACTGATTCAAACGCCCGAACAACTAAGATTTTCATATCAAGCAATCATTGAAGGTGCAAAACAACTACTCAATCCAGATTCGAGCCCTACG GAAAATCATATAATCGTGGATAATGAACCGGAAGACGGAGTTGCATCCGATTCGGACGATGACGGACCGCCTCCTCTCCCACCACCCCGGTTAGACAGTCTGAAGAAACAAAACGGTACTCCTTTAGACAGGCCGCTTCCAAATATCCCCAAGAGCATCTCCTTGAACGAGTTTAGTTACGAAGGCGATAGTGATGAG TACATTCCGACCGGTCCGTTGCCTGTGGTTCCCGGTGACGAAGAAGAGGGCTCTAGTGAAGATGAGTTGGAGGATTTGCGTTCCGATAGTCCGTGTTCGGAGCCTGTGAGCCCCTCAGACAG TTTGTCGGCGTCCGAGTTGAGGCATCGCAAACGCGTGGAGCAAAGAGAAAAGTTGGAGGCCCAAGTGAGAGACATGAAACGGCGGCAGCAAGCCAACGAGCAGTGGACACAACTGAAGAG GGCTAAAACTTCACTTCAAGACTGA